One genomic region from Mesorhizobium terrae encodes:
- a CDS encoding YqaJ viral recombinase family protein has protein sequence MSVEVFYPKSRDEWLALRQLDLTASDIGAVAGVDHFKSPLRVYAEKTGMIGGEAENDAMRRGRWLEAAVIEAMRETYPTWDLRRAGVYLRDTEIRMGATPDAVAEDPAEPGIINIQCKVIARPVYEREWENDKAPLKYALQTISEGVLLNSRTNLVAALVIDTYTAQLVVDEVPRHPDAENKVRTIVQQFWSNVAAGRQPAVDYACDAEVIAAMYPASVPAKIIDLSTDNFLPALLAERADIKVREKADKERVEEIDTEIKSKMGDAEEATLPGWKLTWKTQQRKQYTVAASTQRPLRVADHR, from the coding sequence ATGAGCGTCGAGGTTTTTTACCCAAAGTCTCGTGACGAGTGGTTGGCGCTTCGGCAGCTTGACCTCACGGCTTCAGACATCGGTGCCGTTGCCGGCGTCGACCACTTCAAGTCGCCGCTGCGTGTCTATGCCGAGAAGACCGGCATGATCGGCGGTGAGGCCGAGAACGATGCCATGCGGCGCGGTCGGTGGCTGGAAGCTGCTGTCATCGAGGCCATGAGGGAAACCTACCCGACATGGGACCTTCGCCGGGCCGGTGTCTACCTCCGCGATACAGAAATTCGTATGGGCGCAACGCCTGATGCGGTTGCAGAAGATCCTGCCGAGCCCGGCATCATCAACATCCAGTGCAAGGTCATTGCTCGCCCGGTCTATGAGCGCGAGTGGGAGAACGACAAGGCGCCTCTGAAATATGCGCTCCAGACGATCTCCGAAGGCGTGCTGCTCAATTCGCGCACCAACCTGGTCGCAGCGCTGGTGATCGACACATACACCGCCCAACTCGTCGTCGATGAGGTTCCTCGGCATCCGGACGCGGAAAACAAGGTTCGGACGATTGTCCAGCAGTTCTGGAGCAACGTCGCCGCCGGCAGACAGCCGGCCGTCGACTATGCGTGCGACGCCGAGGTGATCGCCGCGATGTATCCGGCGAGCGTGCCGGCAAAGATCATCGATCTGAGTACCGACAATTTCCTTCCCGCATTGCTCGCCGAACGCGCCGATATCAAGGTGCGCGAAAAGGCCGACAAGGAGCGCGTCGAAGAGATCGACACCGAGATCAAGTCGAAGATGGGCGATGCCGAAGAGGCCACGCTGCCCGGCTGGAAGCTCACTTGGAAAACCCAACAGCGCAAGCAGTACACCGTGGCCGCCTCCACACAACGGCCGCTGCGCGTCGCCGATCATCGATAG
- a CDS encoding S24 family peptidase translates to MDNPLQKIVRSRLEDLETNPFEAAKSAGLERSFLNDILIGKKLSFRTDKTEQVARALQLDPKDFAALIATPAIPRTVPIMGYLGAGAEVEPEFEQVPPEGLDHVDLPFPVPDEMIAFKVTGNSMLPVYRPDHIIIVYREQRKPIESFFGLEAAVRTTAGRRYIKTIERGVGGIFLRSWNDIEPIGPVKLDWIGEIFATLPPAAVKRIGQQGGIQGRLSLQRAG, encoded by the coding sequence ATGGATAACCCGCTGCAGAAAATCGTCAGAAGCCGCCTGGAAGATCTCGAAACGAATCCGTTCGAAGCTGCGAAAAGCGCTGGGCTGGAGCGCAGTTTTCTCAACGACATCCTAATCGGCAAGAAGCTGTCGTTCCGCACCGACAAGACGGAACAGGTTGCGCGAGCGCTTCAACTCGACCCGAAAGACTTTGCCGCTTTGATCGCGACTCCGGCTATCCCCAGGACAGTGCCTATCATGGGTTATCTTGGTGCCGGAGCGGAGGTTGAGCCTGAATTCGAGCAGGTTCCGCCCGAAGGCTTGGATCACGTCGATCTTCCCTTTCCGGTTCCCGACGAAATGATCGCGTTCAAGGTCACGGGGAATTCTATGCTGCCGGTTTATCGGCCCGACCACATCATCATCGTCTATCGTGAACAGCGGAAGCCGATTGAAAGTTTCTTCGGGCTTGAGGCTGCTGTCCGGACGACTGCGGGGAGACGCTACATTAAGACGATCGAGCGTGGTGTGGGCGGTATCTTCCTTCGCTCGTGGAACGACATCGAGCCCATCGGTCCTGTCAAGCTGGATTGGATTGGCGAGATTTTTGCGACACTGCCGCCGGCTGCTGTGAAGCGAATCGGCCAGCAAGGTGGCATTCAGGGTCGGTTGTCCCTGCAGAGGGCCGGCTGA
- a CDS encoding GcrA family cell cycle regulator translates to MPRTAKTWARLSLNDQLAMVRSLVAEGLAVSTMAYRLSAPPKKVAMLAAQVRREIEQEERASYEPAEPGQAGDIASNDPWKAYSGTLNWKLIDPSQRDLLLRDGIAAGLSAQKIADRFQNASRSAVIGRAHRLKLKFKSAAFSRPKHPKEVRAPSSKPAESAPRKAPGRKMRLVGGVPQVVIGAGPKAASQYDFKARAEQRAASVGLAAHLVSGEAKRPVDDTSAPVSLRLQLVGLTERTCKWPHGDPMSPDFNFCGNDTFFEGPYCPYHARLAFTPKSERQIAAIRSAERIR, encoded by the coding sequence ATGCCGCGCACAGCGAAAACATGGGCACGGCTGAGTTTGAACGACCAATTGGCAATGGTTCGTAGCCTAGTCGCTGAAGGCTTGGCGGTGAGCACGATGGCTTACCGGCTGTCGGCGCCACCGAAGAAGGTCGCCATGCTCGCGGCGCAAGTTCGGCGCGAGATCGAGCAGGAAGAGCGGGCATCGTATGAGCCGGCAGAGCCAGGGCAGGCCGGCGATATTGCGTCGAATGATCCCTGGAAAGCCTATTCCGGAACGCTCAACTGGAAGCTCATCGATCCATCCCAGCGCGATCTACTCTTGCGAGACGGTATTGCAGCTGGCTTGTCGGCGCAAAAGATAGCTGATCGCTTCCAGAATGCCTCTCGGTCTGCCGTCATCGGACGCGCCCATCGGCTCAAGCTGAAATTCAAGAGCGCTGCATTCTCGCGACCAAAGCATCCCAAGGAGGTAAGAGCACCGTCCTCGAAGCCTGCCGAAAGCGCGCCGCGCAAGGCGCCAGGTCGCAAGATGAGATTGGTCGGCGGCGTTCCGCAAGTGGTGATCGGCGCCGGCCCGAAAGCAGCCAGCCAGTATGATTTCAAGGCACGTGCTGAGCAGCGCGCCGCCTCCGTTGGTCTGGCGGCGCATCTCGTATCCGGTGAAGCCAAACGGCCTGTCGATGACACAAGCGCGCCGGTCTCGCTTCGCCTTCAGCTCGTCGGTCTGACCGAGCGCACATGCAAGTGGCCACATGGTGATCCCATGTCTCCCGACTTCAATTTTTGCGGCAACGACACCTTCTTCGAAGGTCCGTATTGCCCCTACCACGCCCGCCTCGCTTTCACCCCCAAATCGGAACGCCAGATAGCCGCCATTCGGTCGGCGGAAAGGATTCGCTGA
- a CDS encoding GapR family DNA-binding domain-containing protein translates to MTRILEGKNRASPSEAASFIDKVEELMKEKTSEQGTFMAKCKAINERIKEVLDDAKSQGVAKKLVKSIVSAREHEAKAKALRDDLEDEDQKFFVDIRKVLGDLADTPLGAAAMDRQEQGAREKDPVAAAAEKAWGEPDPIKEPATSH, encoded by the coding sequence ATGACCCGCATTCTGGAAGGAAAGAACCGCGCCTCTCCGAGCGAGGCGGCCAGCTTCATCGACAAGGTCGAGGAGCTGATGAAGGAAAAGACCAGCGAGCAAGGCACCTTCATGGCGAAGTGCAAAGCTATCAATGAGAGGATCAAGGAGGTTCTCGACGACGCGAAATCTCAAGGCGTCGCCAAGAAGCTCGTGAAGTCGATCGTCTCCGCCCGCGAGCACGAGGCGAAGGCCAAGGCCCTCCGCGACGATCTGGAGGACGAGGACCAAAAGTTCTTCGTCGATATCAGGAAGGTGCTTGGCGATCTTGCCGACACTCCGTTGGGTGCGGCTGCGATGGATCGCCAGGAGCAAGGGGCCAGGGAAAAAGATCCCGTCGCCGCCGCGGCCGAGAAGGCATGGGGCGAACCTGATCCGATCAAGGAGCCGGCTACCTCACATTGA
- a CDS encoding response regulator transcription factor gives MHVIVSSPVSQIATSIAVSCSMVDLPCELEPSVQEFGSKLFRNPDAIGVFWSPGPASAAEHCRRFRLADIRNLLFALVEEGAGFELDGDGRVLVLGAGADEVQRWPIAAGEFVARLHALQRRVRRSESPFLHFGGCRYNRIAAQVLGPSGQISLTGQEQVLFETLTARPNIVFTKAMCLLAMHNGLNDALEKIVDVYIHKLRRKLAAICPQMQFIETVWGQGYRFVPDGIPLLIAVEGGAQ, from the coding sequence ATGCACGTTATCGTTTCCTCGCCAGTTTCACAGATCGCGACGAGCATTGCTGTTTCCTGCTCCATGGTCGATTTGCCGTGTGAGCTGGAGCCGTCCGTCCAAGAGTTCGGGTCCAAGCTCTTCCGCAATCCTGACGCTATCGGCGTCTTCTGGTCTCCAGGTCCGGCGAGTGCAGCCGAGCATTGCCGCCGCTTTCGGCTGGCAGACATTCGCAACCTACTTTTTGCGCTTGTTGAAGAAGGCGCGGGGTTTGAATTGGATGGCGACGGACGTGTGCTCGTCCTCGGCGCGGGCGCCGATGAAGTCCAGCGTTGGCCAATCGCGGCGGGTGAATTTGTAGCGCGGCTCCACGCTTTGCAACGGCGAGTGCGGCGCTCGGAATCGCCGTTTCTCCACTTCGGAGGGTGCCGGTACAACCGCATAGCTGCGCAGGTTCTCGGCCCGAGTGGCCAGATCAGCTTGACCGGCCAGGAGCAGGTTCTTTTCGAGACGCTGACGGCCAGGCCCAACATCGTATTCACCAAGGCGATGTGCCTTTTGGCGATGCACAACGGGCTCAATGATGCCCTGGAGAAGATCGTCGACGTCTACATCCACAAGCTCCGTCGAAAGCTCGCGGCCATTTGCCCGCAGATGCAGTTCATCGAGACTGTATGGGGCCAAGGATACCGGTTCGTTCCAGACGGCATCCCTCTCCTGATTGCTGTTGAGGGAGGCGCCCAATGA
- a CDS encoding DUF7146 domain-containing protein: MSRRIDQTEIDDLKSRTELSSVFAQFGVRSRDTGKIKWVPCCFHGEKTPSLKIDDTRGRYHCFGCGASGDHFSVLTELGGKTFMEAVEVLGGVRLITAEERKEIEAQSQKWQKEEAAKSDRTRKDCQKLFDGAKPIGGTLAAAYLEARGLPVVKHWTADLRFVAELPYHGWVSAEADSTSDLGAFPAMVAAIRDAKGQLIGLHRTYLDKSAPKKLVPPGDPARNKAKKVLGEQKGGTIRLSPEGPCVVIGEGIETTRAWFALGLAEEDVALAAAVSLGNLSGGAMGSSPHPTDDDKRIPNGIPDMDRPGMILPAIVRKAILLGDGDSDWAMTRARLLVGGRRLRNLGLSVWVQMAPKGQDFGDLVEGA, encoded by the coding sequence GTGTCCCGCCGCATTGATCAGACAGAGATAGACGACCTGAAATCCCGCACGGAGCTTTCCTCCGTGTTCGCGCAATTCGGTGTGCGCAGCCGCGACACTGGCAAGATAAAATGGGTGCCCTGCTGCTTCCACGGCGAAAAGACGCCCAGCCTAAAGATTGATGATACGCGCGGTCGATACCATTGCTTCGGCTGTGGCGCGTCTGGAGATCACTTCTCCGTCCTGACCGAACTCGGCGGCAAGACCTTCATGGAGGCCGTGGAAGTGTTGGGCGGCGTCCGCCTGATCACCGCCGAGGAGCGCAAGGAGATCGAGGCGCAGTCTCAGAAGTGGCAGAAGGAAGAAGCCGCCAAATCCGACCGAACCCGGAAAGATTGCCAGAAGCTGTTCGACGGGGCCAAGCCGATCGGCGGAACGCTTGCTGCAGCCTATCTGGAAGCGCGCGGCCTGCCTGTCGTCAAGCACTGGACTGCTGATTTACGGTTCGTCGCGGAGTTGCCCTATCACGGTTGGGTTTCAGCTGAGGCCGATTCGACATCCGACCTCGGTGCCTTCCCGGCCATGGTAGCGGCGATCCGCGATGCCAAGGGCCAGCTCATCGGCCTGCACCGTACCTATCTGGACAAGAGCGCTCCAAAGAAACTTGTGCCGCCGGGAGACCCGGCGCGAAACAAGGCGAAGAAGGTGCTGGGTGAACAGAAGGGCGGTACGATCCGTCTTTCGCCAGAGGGGCCATGCGTCGTCATTGGCGAGGGTATCGAGACAACTCGCGCATGGTTTGCACTCGGCCTCGCCGAGGAAGACGTCGCTTTGGCCGCCGCCGTGTCGCTGGGTAATTTGTCCGGTGGCGCAATGGGGTCATCGCCGCATCCTACCGACGACGATAAGCGGATTCCGAACGGCATACCGGACATGGACCGGCCCGGAATGATCCTGCCGGCGATCGTGCGCAAAGCCATTTTGCTTGGTGACGGCGATAGCGACTGGGCGATGACCCGGGCAAGATTGCTGGTGGGCGGGCGCCGACTTCGCAATCTCGGGCTATCCGTGTGGGTGCAGATGGCTCCCAAGGGTCAGGACTTCGGCGACCTGGTTGAAGGTGCATGA
- a CDS encoding AAA family ATPase has product MNAIPPLQTFEAFEAEVTEALKPAFRSHFGAITWKDRKRPRRRLQYLVEDWLTTTGVSVIGGRSSSGKSFFALHLGMCIARGKEFFGLSVRRCGVVYQAGEGGLGLLDRMEAYAQHFEVPESEDIPFVLLPGKLDIFTKDKKDVDNFIAEVNHYSTDMEKRTGVRAGFICIDTLKKAAPGIDEISGKDNAVVLDNVYRIERDTGCHVCLVHHTNADGKKLRGHTSLRDDVEQVILIEHDKDTGIRDAVLDKIKDGEDGRKIRFTLIAVPVRSDTMEDGSTKEITSCAIVTVSEKERLKKEQEKQGVSVNPTERRILMNLFDAIDRYGKFVADEKDGPRAALGKTVVKWDYFRDVSLEKMPDVSEEERKKAIERLRTEFRRSSTFLLKSGVIGVERPFMWHTGKPIRGFPKTMPNYRGGGAPELPLDNSSTSPGMAEMIEGDGEIQL; this is encoded by the coding sequence ATGAACGCGATACCCCCACTACAGACGTTCGAAGCCTTCGAGGCGGAAGTCACGGAAGCGCTCAAGCCGGCGTTCCGGTCGCACTTCGGCGCGATTACATGGAAGGACCGCAAGCGGCCCCGCCGGCGGCTGCAATATTTGGTCGAGGACTGGCTGACGACCACGGGAGTGTCGGTTATCGGCGGTCGGTCAAGCAGCGGCAAGTCGTTCTTCGCGCTTCACCTTGGCATGTGCATCGCGCGCGGCAAGGAGTTCTTCGGGCTCTCGGTACGGCGCTGTGGCGTTGTCTACCAGGCAGGTGAAGGTGGTCTCGGCCTGCTCGATCGCATGGAGGCTTACGCCCAGCATTTCGAGGTGCCGGAAAGCGAGGACATCCCGTTCGTGCTGCTGCCGGGCAAGCTCGACATCTTCACCAAGGACAAGAAGGACGTGGATAATTTCATCGCCGAGGTGAATCACTACTCGACCGACATGGAGAAACGAACCGGCGTCAGGGCCGGCTTCATCTGCATTGACACACTCAAGAAGGCGGCCCCCGGCATCGATGAGATCAGCGGCAAGGACAATGCCGTCGTGCTCGACAATGTCTACAGGATCGAACGTGACACGGGTTGCCACGTCTGCCTGGTCCATCACACCAATGCCGACGGCAAAAAGCTTCGCGGCCACACTTCGCTGCGTGATGACGTCGAGCAGGTGATCCTTATCGAGCACGACAAGGACACAGGCATCCGCGACGCGGTGCTCGACAAGATCAAAGATGGCGAGGACGGCAGAAAAATCCGCTTCACGCTCATTGCCGTACCGGTGCGCAGCGACACCATGGAGGACGGCTCCACGAAGGAAATCACCTCATGTGCCATCGTAACCGTGAGCGAGAAGGAGAGGCTTAAGAAAGAACAGGAGAAACAAGGGGTATCCGTCAATCCGACGGAGCGCCGAATCTTGATGAACCTGTTCGACGCCATCGACAGATATGGCAAGTTCGTCGCCGACGAGAAGGACGGACCTCGCGCGGCCCTCGGCAAGACGGTCGTGAAATGGGACTATTTCCGCGATGTATCTCTGGAGAAAATGCCTGACGTTTCCGAGGAGGAACGCAAGAAGGCCATCGAGCGGCTTCGGACTGAATTCAGGCGTTCTAGCACGTTCCTCTTGAAGTCCGGTGTCATCGGCGTGGAGCGGCCCTTCATGTGGCACACGGGCAAGCCGATCCGCGGATTCCCCAAGACGATGCCAAACTACCGTGGTGGCGGTGCGCCCGAACTGCCTCTGGACAACAGTTCGACCTCACCCGGCATGGCGGAAATGATCGAAGGCGATGGGGAGATCCAGCTTTGA
- the dnaN gene encoding DNA polymerase III subunit beta yields MTIVHSHAGPSALMERDDMLAALSIIIGAVEKHATIPILSNVRMSKTPDIDRCITLTATNLDMQVSVNVRANVSDEFATTIPAHALRDVLRKLPETERNRLSLEMLEAPIRSLPVIDPDTGEHMTDERDNLLYEDERRNSFVSDRLSVRLGRANFEINSLPVDDFPEVAGFSSEPVEIVLPGSAFWNAIDAVKDAISTEETRYYLNGAFLHVVDRDTLALTATDGHRLYRQEIHDVDGIKALPNVILPAASLHLMHGLLKGKNCPSTVEVMVAEGKYAVMWGPVTLLSKTVDGTFPDYARVIPTATDKLATVRASRLAGAVAAVTAIRSKNAGAVKLVFQRGVLTISIKEVDVGGGSMEVDCQYDGERIEIGFSSSYLLDALTAAAPDGRDVTIAMSDGMSPALITGSIAGWKGVLMPHRI; encoded by the coding sequence ATGACTATCGTCCATTCCCACGCTGGCCCGTCTGCACTTATGGAGCGCGACGACATGCTCGCGGCCCTCAGCATCATCATCGGCGCCGTCGAGAAGCACGCCACCATCCCGATCTTGTCGAACGTCCGGATGAGCAAGACGCCCGACATTGACCGTTGCATCACGCTTACTGCTACCAATCTAGACATGCAGGTATCGGTGAACGTTCGGGCGAACGTGTCCGACGAGTTCGCCACTACCATCCCGGCGCACGCTCTGCGTGATGTTCTGCGCAAGTTGCCGGAGACGGAGCGCAACCGTCTTTCGCTGGAGATGCTGGAAGCGCCGATCCGGAGCCTGCCTGTCATTGATCCGGACACAGGCGAGCACATGACCGACGAGCGCGACAACCTCCTCTACGAGGACGAGCGGCGCAACAGCTTCGTCAGCGATCGCCTGAGTGTCCGTCTCGGCCGGGCGAACTTCGAGATCAACTCGCTGCCAGTCGATGACTTTCCGGAGGTCGCTGGGTTCTCATCGGAGCCTGTCGAGATCGTGCTGCCTGGCTCCGCGTTCTGGAATGCCATCGATGCCGTGAAGGACGCGATCAGCACCGAGGAAACCCGCTACTATCTGAACGGGGCATTTCTACATGTCGTCGATCGCGACACGCTGGCACTAACCGCGACCGATGGCCACCGGCTCTATCGGCAGGAGATCCATGACGTCGATGGCATCAAGGCCCTGCCCAATGTCATCCTTCCGGCGGCGTCACTCCACCTGATGCACGGTCTCTTGAAGGGCAAGAATTGCCCATCAACGGTTGAGGTCATGGTGGCCGAGGGCAAGTATGCAGTCATGTGGGGACCGGTGACGCTGCTGTCTAAGACGGTCGACGGCACGTTCCCCGACTACGCCCGCGTCATTCCAACAGCCACCGACAAGTTGGCCACGGTGCGTGCCAGCCGCCTTGCAGGTGCCGTAGCGGCGGTGACCGCGATCCGGTCGAAGAACGCCGGCGCGGTGAAGCTGGTCTTCCAGCGCGGCGTTCTCACGATTTCTATCAAGGAGGTTGACGTCGGCGGCGGCTCGATGGAGGTCGATTGCCAATATGACGGTGAGCGCATCGAGATTGGCTTCAGCTCCAGCTACCTGCTCGATGCTCTGACCGCCGCCGCACCGGACGGTCGCGATGTGACGATAGCGATGTCGGACGGAATGTCGCCGGCGTTGATCACCGGATCGATCGCAGGATGGAAAGGCGTGCTGATGCCGCATCGCATCTGA
- a CDS encoding ParB/RepB/Spo0J family partition protein, producing the protein MKASILAHDIIQPIAVRPPVTGDADLGGQLYRIFAGGRRWIALGELVQEGKLPSDHPVPITIRDTDDATATELSLAENLIREQMTPADEFRAFLKLVEGGKSVEDVALHFGQTDRYVKGRLALARLHPEILAAFEDGKVNFGAACAYTTNPDQDAQIKHFNDAGNYNRGESWAIKNAMRHTAVEATSALASFIGVDAYQAAGGIVHEDLFGEDSMWISTDLIPGLKAEAIEKLRAEALAEGWAFFATTEELGINDAYAVRAVSPAGIELTNEETARMDAIADELEGAMEDDPEVEKLNAEYDSLEAKANCFSAEQVAATGIVFDAETLRIRRGCLKPGAKLNADGEADDGDEPLAAAAKATKDPLALTQPLKDKIGETSTAALKVAVQANPHMALALIASMLEHQDEHCMGIGRPTRLQVQRVDVYGYGSRSDSKSRGIHKAFEYLSKKTGDELLAHVAGLFAMTIDLTEKWFQKDYTNDGIRERVRSEFMTAFAADPVAAFDAEAWFAACTKPMIDAAMKEMTGNPSSKAKKADMAREAADKAKETGWLPAALRIKGYALKGKKAAPAKKQSLKKKEEEHKAKRRELAAKIGA; encoded by the coding sequence ATGAAGGCTTCGATCCTCGCGCACGACATCATCCAGCCGATTGCAGTGCGGCCGCCAGTCACCGGCGACGCCGATCTCGGAGGGCAGCTCTACCGCATCTTTGCCGGCGGGCGCCGATGGATAGCCTTGGGCGAGCTCGTGCAGGAGGGAAAACTCCCGTCAGACCACCCGGTGCCAATCACCATCCGGGACACCGACGATGCAACCGCTACCGAACTATCTCTCGCCGAAAACCTGATCCGCGAGCAGATGACGCCGGCCGACGAGTTCCGTGCATTCCTGAAACTCGTCGAGGGCGGAAAATCCGTTGAGGATGTTGCGCTCCATTTCGGCCAGACTGATCGTTACGTTAAGGGGCGGCTGGCGCTGGCGCGGCTGCATCCAGAAATCCTGGCGGCATTCGAGGATGGCAAGGTCAACTTCGGCGCGGCCTGCGCGTACACCACCAATCCCGATCAGGACGCGCAGATCAAACACTTCAATGACGCCGGGAATTACAATCGAGGCGAATCGTGGGCCATCAAGAACGCGATGCGGCACACAGCAGTTGAAGCCACCAGCGCCCTGGCCAGCTTTATCGGCGTCGACGCCTACCAAGCGGCTGGCGGTATCGTCCACGAGGATCTGTTCGGCGAAGATTCGATGTGGATCAGTACCGACCTCATCCCTGGGCTGAAGGCGGAGGCCATCGAAAAGCTGCGCGCCGAAGCGCTTGCCGAAGGCTGGGCGTTCTTTGCCACAACCGAGGAGCTTGGCATCAACGACGCCTATGCGGTTCGTGCTGTCTCGCCGGCAGGCATCGAACTCACCAACGAAGAAACGGCTCGGATGGATGCCATCGCCGATGAACTCGAAGGCGCGATGGAAGACGATCCGGAGGTTGAGAAGCTCAACGCAGAATACGATTCCCTTGAAGCCAAGGCGAACTGCTTCTCGGCCGAGCAGGTGGCGGCAACCGGAATCGTCTTCGACGCGGAGACACTTCGCATCCGCCGTGGTTGCCTGAAGCCAGGTGCCAAGCTCAACGCAGACGGCGAAGCGGATGATGGCGACGAACCGCTGGCTGCCGCAGCCAAGGCGACGAAGGACCCTCTGGCACTAACGCAGCCGCTCAAGGACAAGATCGGCGAGACGTCAACGGCAGCTCTCAAGGTGGCCGTGCAGGCCAATCCGCATATGGCGCTGGCACTCATCGCCTCGATGCTGGAGCACCAGGACGAACACTGTATGGGCATCGGCCGCCCGACCAGGCTGCAGGTCCAGCGTGTCGACGTATACGGTTATGGTTCCCGCAGCGACTCTAAGAGCCGAGGCATCCATAAAGCGTTCGAATATCTGTCGAAGAAGACAGGCGATGAGTTGCTCGCTCATGTCGCCGGGTTGTTTGCCATGACGATCGACCTGACGGAGAAGTGGTTCCAGAAAGATTATACGAACGACGGTATCCGCGAACGGGTCAGGTCGGAGTTCATGACCGCTTTCGCCGCCGATCCTGTCGCGGCCTTCGATGCAGAAGCTTGGTTCGCTGCCTGCACCAAGCCCATGATCGACGCGGCCATGAAGGAGATGACCGGCAATCCTTCGTCCAAAGCCAAGAAGGCAGACATGGCGCGCGAGGCGGCCGACAAGGCGAAGGAGACTGGCTGGCTGCCTGCTGCGCTGCGCATCAAGGGCTATGCGTTGAAGGGCAAGAAGGCGGCGCCTGCCAAGAAACAGTCACTCAAGAAGAAGGAGGAAGAGCACAAGGCAAAACGTCGAGAACTCGCCGCCAAGATCGGCGCGTGA
- a CDS encoding N-6 DNA methylase: MHPHDTHRKAFVRLAQSLSRQEGWTQYDAFRAFLEAGYRSIRGAFLHGDAWQQNEDEYMKIVRRCRHPKETMAALVEMLGHTVEALEAKCEDFLGPVYMDIGGSKDHGQFFTPHELSSLIARVNMPDLGEMIAASPRGYFTAHEPAAGMGGMVLAVAEIMREQGFEPARHCHWQMIDVEFKAMAGCYIQTSLAGVSGIVVHGNALTLQEWAYSLTPTAWLFPKRFDIATPAPTEPIAVPAIEAPEPIIRKVSKAAPPKAGQMAFDFTVPPNMAERKST; the protein is encoded by the coding sequence ATGCATCCGCATGACACCCACCGCAAGGCGTTCGTCCGCCTTGCCCAATCCCTGAGCCGTCAGGAAGGTTGGACCCAATACGACGCCTTCCGTGCATTCCTTGAAGCTGGCTATCGATCAATCCGCGGCGCGTTCCTGCACGGTGATGCCTGGCAGCAGAACGAGGACGAATACATGAAGATCGTCCGCCGCTGCCGTCACCCGAAGGAGACTATGGCGGCGCTGGTTGAGATGCTGGGCCACACGGTCGAAGCGCTCGAGGCGAAGTGCGAAGACTTCCTCGGCCCGGTCTACATGGATATCGGCGGCTCGAAGGACCACGGCCAGTTCTTCACGCCGCATGAGCTCTCTAGCCTAATCGCCCGAGTGAACATGCCTGACCTTGGCGAGATGATCGCGGCCTCACCGCGCGGCTACTTCACCGCGCATGAGCCTGCCGCCGGCATGGGCGGCATGGTTCTCGCCGTTGCGGAGATCATGCGCGAGCAGGGCTTCGAACCTGCCCGGCACTGCCACTGGCAGATGATCGATGTTGAGTTCAAGGCGATGGCTGGTTGCTACATTCAGACGTCGCTTGCCGGCGTTTCGGGCATCGTAGTGCATGGGAACGCCCTGACGTTGCAAGAGTGGGCCTACTCGTTGACGCCGACTGCTTGGTTGTTTCCGAAGCGGTTCGATATCGCAACGCCGGCGCCGACAGAGCCGATCGCAGTGCCGGCAATCGAAGCGCCGGAGCCCATCATCCGCAAAGTCTCAAAGGCCGCGCCACCCAAGGCCGGCCAGATGGCGTTCGACTTCACTGTCCCGCCAAACATGGCAGAAAGGAAATCAACATGA